In Alkalihalobacillus sp. TS-13, the following are encoded in one genomic region:
- a CDS encoding carbohydrate ABC transporter permease has protein sequence MKIKLRTKKKKKLNGDPFSGWKENLAGYIFIAPMFIGTSILVLFPIISSFILSFTDWNFVSGYKNASFVGIDNFKRLFGDPLFLKSLKNNIIILLAIPITLFISLSLAAIINKYVYLKDFFKVIYFMPFISSIVAVAVVFQVLFHPTDGPINQFLMSLGVENPPKWIADVSFSLPSVILIMVWTSIGFYLIIYLAGLQNIPKELYEAAQIDGATGWYQFIKITVPLVSPTTFLLLVTGIISSFKIFDLIIVLTNGGPANSTITPVVYLYQQAFIELRTGYASAIALVMFVIILIITYIQFVGQKKWVNY, from the coding sequence ATGAAAATAAAATTGCGAACTAAGAAAAAAAAGAAATTAAATGGCGACCCATTTAGTGGGTGGAAAGAGAACTTAGCAGGTTATATTTTCATAGCTCCAATGTTTATTGGTACGTCTATACTAGTTCTTTTTCCAATTATATCGTCATTCATATTAAGTTTTACTGACTGGAATTTTGTATCTGGTTATAAAAATGCAAGCTTTGTAGGGATTGATAATTTTAAACGCCTATTTGGAGATCCACTTTTCCTTAAATCGTTAAAAAACAATATCATTATTTTATTGGCAATACCTATCACCCTATTTATTTCTTTATCATTAGCAGCGATAATTAACAAATATGTTTATTTGAAAGATTTTTTCAAGGTCATCTATTTTATGCCATTTATATCTAGTATTGTGGCTGTTGCTGTAGTGTTTCAGGTACTTTTCCATCCAACAGACGGACCAATTAATCAATTTTTAATGTCGCTAGGTGTAGAGAATCCTCCGAAATGGATAGCAGACGTTAGTTTTTCATTACCTTCCGTAATTCTCATTATGGTATGGACTAGTATTGGTTTCTATTTAATAATTTATCTTGCTGGTTTACAAAATATTCCTAAGGAATTATATGAGGCAGCACAAATAGATGGTGCTACAGGGTGGTATCAATTTATAAAGATTACTGTTCCGCTAGTTTCACCTACAACCTTTTTATTATTAGTAACCGGTATAATTTCAAGCTTTAAAATCTTCGACTTAATCATCGTACTAACAAATGGGGGGCCAGCCAATTCAACAATTACTCCGGTTGTTTATCTGTACCAACAAGCATTTATCGAGTTAAGAACCGGTTACGCTTCTGCAATAGCGCTAGTTATGTTTGTTATTATTCTCATTATAACTTACATCCAATTTGTTGGTCAGAAAAAATGGGTTAACTATTAA
- the uidA gene encoding beta-glucuronidase: protein MLYPINTDTRGIIDLNGIWDFKLDHGTGLLDEWYSSKLQDTESMAVPASYNDIGVRSEIKNHIGWVWYEREFAIPSYLKNERIVIRFGSATHVAKVFINGKTVMEHKGGFLPFEAEINDYLINGKNRITVAVNNIVDESTLPVGNYSEEDVEGMGEVVRNSPNFDFFNYSGLHRPVKIYTTPLTYVNDVTIVTNYTGDTGIVDYKVEFNGSGDVSVNTSVIDEAGAVVATIDSSNGTLNISDVNLWEPLNAYLYTLKIELIKGEQTLDVYEQPFGVRTVEVKDGKFLINNKPFYFKGFGKHEDAPIHGRGFDEAINLMDFNLLKWIGANSFRTAHYPYSEELMRLADREGFVVIDESPAVGLHLNFAATLFGNVEKRNTWEEIKTFEHHLNVMRDLVARDKNHPSVVMWSVANEPESEEEGAKEYFKPIIDLTRECDPQNRPVTLVTHIGSDPKTDKIAELIDVLALNRYYGWYVNGGELDIAKVKLRNELEDWNKRCPGKPILITEYGADTVSGMRDVEPIMFTEEYQVAYYRANHEVFDEFDRLIGEQAWNFADFNTSQGIVRVQGNKKGIFTRDRKPKMIAHELRSRWTNIPNFGYK, encoded by the coding sequence ATGTTATATCCTATAAATACAGATACTAGAGGGATAATAGATCTAAATGGTATTTGGGATTTTAAATTAGATCATGGAACTGGATTATTAGATGAATGGTACTCTTCTAAACTTCAAGATACTGAAAGTATGGCTGTGCCGGCTTCGTATAATGATATCGGCGTAAGGAGTGAAATCAAAAACCATATTGGTTGGGTTTGGTATGAAAGAGAATTTGCTATTCCGTCATATTTAAAAAATGAACGAATTGTCATCCGCTTTGGTTCGGCGACCCATGTAGCTAAGGTTTTCATTAATGGGAAAACTGTTATGGAACATAAAGGTGGTTTTTTACCTTTTGAAGCAGAGATAAATGATTATTTAATAAATGGTAAAAATAGAATTACTGTAGCAGTTAATAATATTGTAGATGAATCAACTTTACCGGTTGGGAATTATAGTGAAGAAGATGTTGAAGGGATGGGTGAAGTAGTTAGAAATTCTCCTAACTTTGACTTTTTTAATTATTCTGGTTTACATCGTCCGGTCAAGATCTATACAACTCCATTAACTTATGTAAACGATGTAACTATTGTAACGAATTATACAGGAGATACTGGAATAGTAGATTACAAAGTTGAGTTCAACGGAAGTGGTGACGTCTCGGTTAATACAAGTGTAATAGATGAAGCGGGGGCAGTTGTTGCAACTATTGATAGTTCTAATGGTACCTTGAACATTTCCGATGTGAATTTATGGGAACCATTAAATGCTTATTTGTACACATTGAAAATTGAACTGATTAAGGGTGAACAAACACTGGATGTCTATGAACAGCCATTTGGTGTGAGAACAGTTGAAGTGAAGGATGGCAAATTTCTAATTAATAATAAACCGTTTTACTTTAAGGGATTTGGTAAGCATGAAGATGCTCCGATTCATGGGCGGGGTTTTGATGAAGCTATAAACTTAATGGACTTCAACCTACTAAAGTGGATTGGTGCAAATTCATTCCGGACTGCTCATTATCCTTATTCAGAAGAATTAATGCGCCTTGCAGATAGGGAAGGGTTTGTTGTAATAGATGAATCTCCTGCGGTTGGTCTACATTTAAACTTTGCTGCAACTTTATTTGGTAATGTAGAGAAAAGAAATACGTGGGAGGAAATTAAGACGTTCGAACATCATCTAAACGTTATGAGAGACCTAGTTGCCAGGGATAAAAATCATCCATCTGTTGTAATGTGGTCAGTGGCTAATGAACCGGAATCTGAGGAAGAAGGGGCCAAGGAGTATTTTAAACCAATTATTGATTTAACAAGAGAATGTGATCCACAAAATAGACCTGTTACTTTAGTTACTCATATAGGTTCAGATCCTAAAACAGATAAAATAGCCGAGTTAATAGATGTGTTGGCTCTAAACCGATATTATGGATGGTATGTTAACGGTGGAGAATTAGACATTGCAAAAGTGAAATTACGAAATGAACTAGAAGATTGGAATAAACGTTGTCCTGGTAAACCGATTCTAATAACGGAATATGGGGCAGATACAGTTTCTGGTATGCGTGATGTAGAACCTATAATGTTTACAGAAGAATATCAGGTAGCTTATTATCGTGCTAATCATGAAGTGTTTGATGAATTTGATAGGCTTATTGGGGAACAAGCATGGAACTTTGCGGACTTTAATACAAGTCAAGGTATTGTAAGGGTTCAAGGAAATAAAAAAGGGATTTTCACACGTGATCGTAAACCCAAAATGATTGCTCATGAACTCAGGAGCCGTTGGACAAATATCCCTAATTTTGGATATAAATAA
- a CDS encoding YesL family protein, which produces MQLGLLSGTIYNMCNWFARLAYINFLWIFFSLLGLGIFGFFPSTIAMFATLRQFLLKNNPPVFKTFWIYYKEEFFRSNKIGLIILLISSLIYINFLLLQSVNHSLIQMIFFPMLIVTCLFLLTICYFAAGYVHFNQTNLTLFKNSFLIMIYNPVSNLFIIFGFVTIYYLVILIPGISFFFSGCLVALIILSSTSLAFAKIESKRKITPTYK; this is translated from the coding sequence ATGCAGTTAGGGTTACTTTCAGGAACAATTTATAATATGTGTAATTGGTTTGCTAGGCTTGCTTATATTAATTTTTTGTGGATATTTTTTTCCTTATTAGGACTAGGTATTTTCGGCTTCTTTCCATCTACAATTGCGATGTTTGCAACCCTTAGACAATTTCTTTTAAAAAATAACCCTCCAGTTTTTAAAACTTTTTGGATATATTATAAAGAAGAGTTTTTCCGTTCTAATAAAATCGGGTTAATTATTTTACTTATTTCATCTCTCATTTATATTAATTTCCTTTTGTTACAATCGGTAAATCATAGTTTGATTCAGATGATTTTCTTCCCAATGCTTATCGTAACTTGTCTATTCCTACTTACTATTTGTTACTTTGCAGCAGGCTATGTTCATTTTAATCAAACTAATCTAACTTTATTCAAAAATTCATTCCTAATTATGATTTATAATCCTGTTTCTAATTTGTTTATCATTTTTGGCTTTGTGACTATTTATTACCTAGTTATACTAATACCTGGAATCAGTTTCTTCTTTAGTGGTTGTTTAGTAGCGCTAATTATTCTATCTTCAACTTCATTAGCATTTGCCAAGATTGAAAGTAAGCGTAAAATAACTCCCACCTATAAATAG
- the istB gene encoding IS21-like element helper ATPase IstB, with product MNTELLVERLKQLGWSYTADQPDGLLEDSSKNNVSYSEFLYTLLSKEIEYKEAIELEKRIKKSRLPYVKTIHDFDFSFQPSLDQKRINEALTGRYIHHGENIILLGPPGVGKTYLAISMAFEALTQGHTALFITANDFISECRKANKEGLIQRIIKRYCRPDILIMDEIGYFSFDELSAPTLFQIISKRYEQGAMILTSNKSYVEWGKIFGDDVLATAMLDRIVHHSTTFNIKGDSYRLREKKKAGLQPANIR from the coding sequence ATGAACACCGAACTCCTAGTTGAACGTTTAAAGCAATTAGGTTGGTCTTATACCGCGGACCAACCAGATGGTCTCTTAGAAGATTCATCTAAAAATAATGTATCATATTCCGAGTTTCTATACACGCTTTTGTCTAAGGAAATTGAATATAAGGAAGCAATTGAATTAGAAAAGCGCATTAAAAAGTCTAGGCTGCCTTATGTCAAAACGATCCATGATTTTGATTTTTCCTTTCAACCTAGCTTAGATCAAAAACGTATCAATGAAGCTCTAACAGGAAGATATATTCATCATGGAGAAAACATCATCCTTTTAGGACCGCCAGGTGTTGGTAAAACATACTTAGCTATATCAATGGCTTTTGAAGCGTTGACACAAGGACATACTGCACTGTTTATCACTGCAAATGATTTTATATCTGAGTGCCGGAAAGCTAATAAGGAAGGGCTTATCCAACGAATCATTAAACGTTATTGTCGACCTGATATTCTCATTATGGATGAGATCGGCTACTTTTCATTTGACGAACTAAGTGCTCCTACCTTGTTTCAAATTATTTCTAAACGTTACGAACAGGGTGCCATGATTCTTACTTCAAACAAATCATATGTGGAATGGGGAAAGATCTTTGGCGACGATGTATTGGCCACAGCAATGTTGGACCGCATCGTTCATCATTCCACTACGTTTAATATCAAGGGAGATTCTTATCGGTTAAGGGAAAAGAAAAAAGCAGGCCTTCAGCCAGCTAATATTCGCTAA
- a CDS encoding helix-turn-helix domain-containing protein, protein MKLEGEQRKVKELLERGMSQTDIAEMLGMHRHTVRALSEREKNHVQKRSKRESKLDPYKDYLLKRIQEDYVFNCEKLIQEIKQRGYSGGSTILKEFVQPYRKVFKESHTRRYETEPGEQMQVDWKEAGHYQIDGEVIPLMITKLLRPIPSRRRAIENESSY, encoded by the coding sequence ATGAAGTTGGAGGGAGAGCAACGAAAAGTGAAAGAATTATTGGAACGAGGTATGTCTCAAACAGATATTGCGGAGATGTTGGGGATGCATAGACATACTGTGAGAGCGTTAAGTGAACGGGAGAAAAATCATGTACAGAAACGTTCAAAAAGAGAATCCAAGTTAGATCCATATAAAGATTACCTGCTTAAGCGAATTCAAGAAGACTATGTATTCAATTGTGAAAAGCTCATTCAGGAGATTAAACAAAGAGGTTATTCAGGTGGCAGTACGATATTGAAAGAGTTTGTACAGCCCTATCGTAAGGTCTTTAAAGAAAGTCATACCCGACGGTATGAAACAGAACCTGGAGAACAGATGCAAGTCGATTGGAAAGAAGCTGGCCATTACCAGATTGATGGTGAAGTCATACCACTCATGATCACTAAGCTTTTACGACCAATTCCTTCAAGAAGGAGAGCGATAGAAAATGAATCAAGCTATTGA
- the galE gene encoding UDP-glucose 4-epimerase GalE — protein MEILVTGGSGYIGSHTCIELLNAGFEVIVVDNFCNSNRQALERVRKITGKKLKIYEIDLLDREGLCDVFYHNSVKGVIHFAGFKAVGESVQKPLHYYNNNLGSTITLCEVMQEFGVKKMVFSSSATVYGPTETVPLKEEIPLEATNPYGRTKLILEQILQDIHVADNEWSTTFLRYFNPVGAHESGLIGEDPNGIPNNLTPYITQVAIGKLNKLSVFGNDYPTHDGTGVRDYIHVMDLAVGHLKALDQVLTNNGVNVYNLGTGQGYSVLEVIRTFEEVTGIPIPFEITGRRPGDIAISYADPTKARLELGWHAQKGLEDMLRDAWRWQEMNKEGYLSKDRLIP, from the coding sequence GTGGAAATATTAGTAACTGGTGGGTCAGGTTATATAGGCAGCCATACGTGTATAGAACTATTAAATGCTGGTTTTGAAGTAATTGTGGTTGATAACTTTTGTAATAGTAATAGACAAGCATTGGAACGTGTTAGGAAAATAACAGGAAAAAAACTAAAGATATATGAAATTGACCTATTAGATAGGGAAGGTCTTTGTGACGTCTTTTATCATAATAGTGTTAAGGGTGTGATACATTTTGCTGGATTTAAGGCGGTCGGAGAGTCTGTTCAAAAACCTCTTCACTATTACAATAATAACTTAGGTAGCACTATTACACTTTGTGAAGTAATGCAGGAGTTTGGTGTGAAAAAAATGGTATTTAGTTCATCAGCAACTGTATATGGTCCAACAGAAACTGTTCCTCTAAAGGAAGAAATCCCACTTGAAGCAACCAATCCCTATGGTAGAACTAAGCTAATATTAGAGCAGATTTTACAAGATATTCACGTAGCGGATAATGAGTGGAGTACTACATTTCTACGATACTTTAATCCGGTTGGTGCACACGAGAGCGGTTTGATTGGGGAGGATCCGAATGGTATACCTAACAATTTGACTCCGTATATCACTCAAGTAGCGATAGGAAAATTAAATAAACTGAGTGTATTTGGAAATGATTATCCTACACATGATGGAACGGGTGTACGTGACTATATTCATGTGATGGATTTGGCAGTTGGACATCTTAAAGCCTTGGATCAAGTGTTAACTAACAATGGTGTTAATGTATACAATCTTGGTACTGGACAGGGTTATAGTGTTTTGGAAGTTATTAGAACTTTTGAGGAAGTAACCGGCATACCTATCCCATTTGAAATTACTGGCCGACGACCAGGAGATATTGCAATTAGTTATGCTGACCCAACAAAGGCAAGACTAGAACTTGGTTGGCATGCTCAAAAAGGTTTAGAAGACATGCTTCGAGATGCATGGCGATGGCAAGAAATGAATAAAGAAGGATACTTGTCCAAAGATAGATTAATACCCTGA
- a CDS encoding nucleotide sugar dehydrogenase: MEKICVVGLGYIGLPTAAMFAKTGYEVVGVDINENVINLLNNGEIQIKEVGLDDLVKKVVREGRLRGSITPETADLFIIAVPTPNYSNHTANLEYVKAAIKNILPYLKEGNTVIVESTIPPRTIDDIIAPIISIDGWNVGEDIFLAHCPERVLPGRILIELVENTRIVGGINEISSIKAAQKYSSFVTGEIIKTSAVTAEMSKLMENTYRDVNIALANELAKISDKLGINTLEVIDIANHHPRVNLHQPGPGVGGHCLAVDPYFIIEKAPNESPLINNARRINNSMPEFVVDHIEKIVEKKGKIAVFGLTYKGNIDDVRESPALDVIGLLQKKNFDLSIYDPYIRQEQVRFTLSTFDEAIHNADCILILTDHSKFKGLDEVKIHTKMRTPIIFDTKNHVQINSESIKYYNYGNLYKMSKKSLVVTT; encoded by the coding sequence ATGGAAAAAATATGTGTGGTTGGACTAGGTTATATTGGACTCCCTACGGCTGCTATGTTTGCCAAAACCGGTTATGAAGTTGTAGGAGTAGATATAAATGAGAATGTTATTAATCTCCTAAATAATGGTGAAATTCAAATTAAAGAAGTTGGACTGGATGATTTAGTTAAAAAAGTCGTTCGAGAAGGTAGGTTAAGAGGATCTATTACTCCTGAAACAGCAGATTTATTTATAATTGCTGTTCCAACTCCAAACTATTCGAATCATACTGCTAATCTTGAATATGTTAAGGCTGCAATAAAAAATATTTTACCATATCTTAAGGAGGGGAATACTGTAATAGTTGAATCAACAATTCCTCCTAGAACTATTGATGATATTATTGCACCAATTATTAGCATTGATGGTTGGAATGTAGGTGAAGATATTTTCTTGGCCCATTGTCCAGAAAGGGTATTACCTGGGCGTATTTTAATTGAATTAGTAGAAAATACACGAATTGTTGGCGGCATTAATGAAATATCTTCTATAAAGGCTGCACAGAAATATAGTTCTTTTGTAACTGGGGAGATCATTAAAACAAGTGCGGTTACTGCCGAAATGTCAAAATTGATGGAAAATACCTATCGTGACGTTAATATTGCTTTGGCAAATGAACTTGCTAAAATATCCGACAAACTTGGAATAAATACCTTAGAAGTAATAGATATAGCCAATCATCATCCAAGAGTTAACTTGCACCAACCAGGACCTGGAGTTGGTGGTCATTGTTTGGCTGTTGATCCATATTTTATTATTGAAAAAGCACCTAATGAATCACCATTAATAAATAATGCAAGAAGAATTAATAATTCAATGCCAGAGTTTGTTGTAGATCATATCGAAAAAATAGTTGAGAAGAAAGGGAAGATTGCCGTATTTGGTTTAACTTATAAGGGGAATATTGATGATGTACGTGAAAGTCCAGCATTGGATGTAATAGGTTTATTACAAAAAAAGAATTTCGATTTATCAATTTATGATCCCTATATTAGACAAGAACAAGTAAGATTTACACTTTCTACCTTCGATGAAGCTATTCATAATGCAGATTGTATATTAATATTAACCGATCATAGCAAGTTTAAAGGGTTAGATGAGGTGAAAATCCATACAAAAATGAGAACCCCAATAATTTTTGATACCAAAAATCATGTACAAATAAATAGTGAATCTATTAAATATTATAATTACGGTAATTTATATAAGATGTCTAAGAAAAGCTTAGTGGTTACAACATAA
- a CDS encoding glycosyltransferase, with product MKLNLLFIINSFSIAGAEKLVYALSKNIDKNLFNIYICSIGLSKNENENNLRKELEEKHGIKTFCLEKKKNKNRLNAIIKLRKFIKNNKIDIVHSHCPSPDFYGLISSLGLIKARFTTIHSTSGYSKNRMKIFSIFFTNIVCISDMVKSYSLNVLKLSEKKMVVIKNGIDLTPFLKEKKIVREKNNNKIKIISVGRVVNAKGYEYLINSLEKLKDINKNIHLTIIGETSADKNLYHNLLNLIKNKGLSDNVEFLGVRDDVPKLLLSSDIFVSSSIVEGFALATIEAAAAGLPIVATDVGSIRELIDKDSGIVVNSRDTVALSNGILKLIQKPIWARLLGENVKKISINLFSIKSTVISHEALYKSKIR from the coding sequence ATGAAGTTAAATCTTTTGTTTATTATAAATAGCTTTTCAATTGCAGGTGCAGAAAAACTGGTTTATGCATTATCTAAAAATATCGATAAAAACTTATTTAATATATATATATGTAGTATTGGTCTATCTAAAAATGAGAATGAAAATAACTTAAGAAAAGAATTAGAAGAAAAACATGGTATTAAAACATTCTGTTTAGAAAAAAAGAAAAATAAGAATAGGCTAAATGCCATCATTAAGTTAAGAAAGTTTATTAAGAATAATAAAATAGATATTGTACACTCTCATTGTCCGAGTCCAGATTTTTATGGATTAATTTCAAGCCTAGGCCTTATTAAAGCAAGGTTTACGACCATTCATTCAACTTCGGGATATAGTAAGAATAGAATGAAAATATTCTCTATTTTTTTTACTAATATAGTTTGTATTTCTGATATGGTTAAATCTTATAGTTTAAATGTATTAAAATTGTCAGAGAAGAAAATGGTTGTAATAAAAAATGGGATTGATTTAACTCCTTTTCTAAAAGAGAAAAAAATCGTTAGAGAGAAAAATAATAATAAAATAAAAATAATAAGTGTAGGGAGAGTCGTTAATGCAAAAGGGTATGAATACCTAATTAACTCACTGGAGAAATTAAAAGATATTAATAAAAATATCCACCTTACTATAATTGGAGAAACTAGTGCCGATAAAAATTTATACCATAATTTATTAAATTTAATAAAAAATAAAGGATTATCTGATAATGTAGAATTTTTGGGAGTAAGGGATGATGTTCCAAAGTTATTACTATCTTCAGATATTTTTGTTTCATCCTCAATTGTAGAAGGGTTTGCTTTAGCGACTATTGAAGCTGCAGCAGCAGGGTTACCTATAGTTGCAACTGATGTTGGCAGTATTAGAGAGTTGATAGATAAAGATTCAGGAATTGTTGTAAATTCTAGAGATACGGTAGCTTTATCTAATGGAATATTAAAATTAATACAAAAGCCAATTTGGGCTCGTCTTTTAGGTGAAAATGTAAAAAAAATATCTATTAATTTGTTTTCAATTAAGTCAACTGTAATATCTCATGAAGCATTATACAAAAGTAAAATACGCTAA
- a CDS encoding O-antigen ligase encodes MVSLQYYKKIEKLTFLVLILFVFSLSWESVFAIPFLGAISSLFGGFLFFIAIFYLLFRDYIYKPSPLFVLVAIFFIWGSISLVWSTNQVVTLNRIFTNLQLFIMCFLMFQLINNSKNITILFQSYILGGYIVFIGVLYNFLSGNSFTQTVERFVIGTIDPNELCLTVILGVPLSSYLLSYINSRFMNILNRFYPLFATLIVFFTGSRTGLVLLFISLIYVFFLSETSKKFKIIKVSCILVILLIIFTVLKDSIILSLPNMQRFFMIEQEINSGQFGNREYIWKGGIDLFLKNPMLGIGVGTFSFEIKDYIGEMKVAHNTFLSILVEQGIIGFSIYLSIFLGIFISSTKLLKENMFLVWVITIIILMGTFTLTFEHRKILWVTILFLIVFIKVKRSDIG; translated from the coding sequence ATGGTCAGTTTACAATATTATAAGAAAATCGAAAAACTTACTTTTTTAGTATTAATCCTTTTTGTGTTCTCCTTATCTTGGGAATCTGTATTTGCTATCCCTTTTTTAGGTGCTATTTCAAGTTTATTTGGGGGATTCTTATTTTTTATTGCAATTTTTTATTTATTATTTAGAGACTATATTTATAAACCTTCACCATTATTTGTACTTGTAGCTATATTTTTTATTTGGGGAAGTATTAGTTTAGTTTGGTCAACGAACCAAGTGGTTACACTTAATAGAATTTTTACAAATTTACAATTATTTATAATGTGTTTTTTAATGTTTCAACTAATTAATAACTCAAAAAACATAACTATTTTATTTCAATCTTATATATTAGGTGGATACATTGTATTCATTGGTGTTTTATATAATTTTTTAAGTGGTAATTCGTTTACACAGACTGTAGAGAGGTTTGTTATAGGAACTATTGATCCAAATGAATTATGCTTAACGGTTATTCTAGGGGTTCCCTTATCAAGCTATTTATTGAGCTATATAAATAGTAGATTTATGAATATTTTAAATAGATTTTATCCATTGTTCGCTACTCTTATTGTATTTTTTACTGGCTCTAGAACCGGGTTAGTATTGCTATTTATTTCATTAATTTACGTTTTTTTTCTTTCCGAAACTAGTAAAAAATTTAAAATAATAAAAGTATCTTGTATCTTGGTGATTCTTCTGATTATTTTTACAGTTTTAAAGGATTCCATAATTTTGTCACTTCCTAATATGCAAAGATTCTTTATGATTGAACAAGAAATTAATAGCGGGCAATTTGGCAACAGAGAGTATATTTGGAAGGGTGGAATAGATTTATTTTTAAAAAATCCGATGTTAGGAATAGGCGTAGGAACCTTTAGCTTTGAAATAAAAGACTATATTGGAGAAATGAAAGTAGCCCACAATACTTTTTTATCAATATTGGTTGAGCAGGGGATAATTGGTTTCAGTATTTATTTGTCTATTTTTCTCGGTATTTTCATTAGCAGCACTAAACTTCTAAAGGAAAATATGTTCTTAGTATGGGTGATTACAATAATTATTTTAATGGGTACGTTTACTTTAACATTCGAACATAGGAAAATATTATGGGTTACTATACTTTTCCTAATTGTATTTATTAAAGTAAAAAGGTCTGATATAGGTTGA
- a CDS encoding glycosyltransferase family 4 protein, translated as MEEKKVLLITQYFPPDITAAAFRLVDMYEALNRENFKVTVITSLPQKAQLEEIQEDTNVFRVKLKKIKQKRKIFYIFNYLQFMIKVLYIGIFTLKKEKFDYIIVTSPPIFVGLAGIIISKIRNIVLISDIRDLWPESILVNGILKKSSVIYKIFKKMEILLYNYSNKITCVSKEMKKYITKQEINDEKISVLYNGVSEKYINYHNKLFYTKSFSENSTFKIMYAGNIGIYQNLDMIIQLNQYLFNKNEKQKYEFVLIGEGIERKSLEEKARKLGMSNVKFLGPKTKEDVISLLNNADALFLPLVEDKILEKTIPSKLFDYLLHNKPIITNISGEGKEILDKLQIGIYFKASSVENLYKALNYLNSNYNLLESNARENNHYVKNNYNRIKSFREFCKTLN; from the coding sequence ATGGAAGAAAAAAAAGTATTGTTAATAACACAATATTTTCCACCTGATATTACAGCGGCTGCTTTTAGATTAGTAGATATGTATGAAGCTTTAAATCGTGAAAATTTTAAAGTTACAGTAATAACCTCTTTACCTCAAAAAGCACAATTAGAAGAAATTCAAGAGGACACTAATGTGTTCAGAGTTAAACTTAAAAAAATAAAACAAAAAAGAAAAATATTTTATATTTTTAATTATTTACAGTTTATGATTAAAGTTCTGTATATCGGGATTTTCACCTTAAAAAAAGAAAAATTTGATTACATAATAGTTACTTCACCGCCAATTTTTGTTGGACTTGCAGGAATCATAATTTCAAAAATAAGAAATATTGTATTGATTTCAGATATTAGAGACCTGTGGCCAGAAAGTATATTAGTAAATGGTATATTAAAGAAAAGTAGTGTTATATATAAAATATTCAAAAAAATGGAAATACTATTATATAACTATTCTAATAAAATCACTTGTGTTTCCAAAGAGATGAAAAAGTATATAACAAAACAAGAAATAAATGATGAAAAAATTTCTGTTTTATACAATGGAGTTAGTGAAAAGTATATAAATTATCATAACAAGTTATTTTACACTAAATCTTTTTCTGAAAATTCAACATTTAAAATAATGTATGCAGGAAATATAGGGATATATCAAAATTTAGACATGATTATTCAGTTAAATCAATACCTATTTAATAAAAACGAAAAACAAAAATATGAATTTGTTTTAATAGGGGAAGGAATAGAAAGAAAGAGCTTGGAAGAAAAAGCAAGAAAATTAGGGATGTCAAATGTTAAATTCCTGGGACCCAAGACAAAAGAGGATGTAATAAGTTTGTTAAATAACGCAGATGCATTATTTTTGCCATTAGTTGAGGATAAAATTTTAGAAAAGACGATCCCGTCCAAATTATTTGATTATTTACTGCATAATAAACCAATTATTACAAACATCAGTGGCGAAGGTAAAGAAATACTTGACAAACTTCAGATAGGGATTTACTTCAAGGCATCTTCGGTAGAAAACTTATATAAAGCTTTAAATTATTTAAATAGTAATTATAATCTATTAGAATCAAATGCAAGGGAAAATAACCATTATGTTAAGAATAACTACAATAGGATTAAATCATTTCGTGAATTTTGTAAAACATTAAATTAA